CAACCCTGCGCCTGAGTTCCTCGTATTTCCCCCGTATATCCTCTCTTTTTTCCTCAACTATGATCCTGTCAAGCCTCTTTAGGACCTGTTCTATTATACTGCTTCTCGTAAAAGCGGCGTTCCGGGGTGTTGCCTGTTTCGATTCCCGTTCTACCGAATGTATTCTCAGGTAATCTTCAATTTCATGCCTTATGTTGAAAAGCCCTCTCGGCTCCTGGGCTCCCCTCTGCCTTTTTTGCTCAAAGCCGTAGGCTATAGCCTTAATTACCATTTCCTTTGAGACGGATCTTTCGCCAAGTTCCCTTATAAAACTGTAGTCCCTGGCCGAAAGCATAAGACCCTTTCCCGCAAGCCCGAGAAAATACCGCTCTATGTCGGCTATGTAGTTTCGCTCTTGAGACTTCATCTTCCCCCGGAAAAACACGCAGCCCTCGGATCTGGCCCCTACTCCATCATCTCGCGCATGGCCGACATCGTATCGGCATAGTTTTCCGTCTTGTATATTCCGGATCCCGTTACCACTATGTCCGCTCCGGCCTCGATAACTTCCCTTATGTTCCCGAGATTTATCCCGCCGTCAGCTTCAATAAGCGGTTTCTTTCCATCTCCACCCATCCTGTCAAGAAGAGACCTCAGGTCCTTTATTTTCGACAGCATCTCGGGAATGAATTTCTGACCCCCGAACCCCGGCTCCACAGTCATTATCACTATCACGTCTATAAGCTCCATCAGCTTTTCCTCGATCACGCCGATCGGGGTTGCGGGGTTGAGTGCCACCCCGGTCATAACCCCTCTCCACCTGATGGAAGAGAGGGCG
Above is a genomic segment from Candidatus Dadabacteria bacterium containing:
- the rpe gene encoding ribulose-phosphate 3-epimerase, with product MKKLLAPSILSCDYLRLEDEVTAVCEAGADLIHVDVMDGHFVPNISIGIPIVEAIARMESPPQMDIHLMIDSPEKFTEKFIDAGSPHVKIVTVQMEACNLLYSALSSIRWRGVMTGVALNPATPIGVIEEKLMELIDVIVIMTVEPGFGGQKFIPEMLSKIKDLRSLLDRMGGDGKKPLIEADGGINLGNIREVIEAGADIVVTGSGIYKTENYADTMSAMREMME